One Novosphingobium sp. EMRT-2 DNA segment encodes these proteins:
- the petA gene encoding ubiquinol-cytochrome c reductase iron-sulfur subunit: MADEASIDTPADGTGEGVRRRDFINIAAVSFAGVGGLAAVWPLVRQMSPSADVLAESSTEIDISAIQPGQAIKAVFRKQPVFVRNLTPKEISEADAVDASSLRDPQTLEQRTKEGHKNWLITMGVCTHLGCVPLGAGEGEVKGEFGGYFCPCHGSVYDTAARIRKGPAPKNLEVPPYEFTSDTVVKIG, encoded by the coding sequence ATGGCTGATGAGGCGAGCATCGACACTCCGGCTGATGGTACCGGAGAAGGTGTGCGGCGGCGCGATTTCATCAATATCGCGGCCGTAAGTTTTGCGGGAGTGGGCGGCCTTGCCGCCGTCTGGCCGCTGGTGCGGCAGATGAGTCCGTCGGCGGACGTCCTGGCGGAAAGCTCCACGGAGATCGACATCTCGGCGATCCAGCCGGGACAGGCGATCAAGGCCGTGTTCCGCAAGCAGCCGGTGTTCGTCCGCAACCTGACCCCGAAGGAAATTTCGGAAGCGGACGCGGTCGATGCCTCGTCGCTGCGTGATCCGCAGACGCTGGAGCAGCGCACCAAGGAAGGCCACAAGAACTGGCTCATCACGATGGGCGTCTGCACCCACCTGGGCTGCGTGCCGCTCGGCGCCGGCGAAGGCGAGGTGAAGGGCGAGTTCGGGGGCTACTTCTGCCCCTGCCACGGTTCGGTTTACGATACCGCGGCGCGCATCCGCAAAGGCCCGGCACCGAAGAATCTCGAAGTGCCTCCCTACGAATTCACTTCCGACACTGTCGTGAAGATCGGCTGA